From Salvelinus sp. IW2-2015 linkage group LG18, ASM291031v2, whole genome shotgun sequence, a single genomic window includes:
- the nog3 gene encoding noggin-3: MDNSYYFLAMSMLVLSLGLRIEEGMCQHYYLLRPIPSDTLPIVELKEDPDPVLDPKERDLNETELRSTLGSHFDPHFMSITPPEDKYSGNEDLSDSEIRQKPSGAMPKEIKAMEFEIQHGKKHKPSKKLRRRLQLWLWSYAFCPVVYTWNDLGNRFWPRYVKVGSCYNKRSCSVPEGMVCKPAKSAHFTILRWRCLQRKGGLKCAWIPIQYPIISECKCSCTN, translated from the coding sequence ATGGATAACTCGTACTATTTTCTGGCCATGTCCATGCTGGTTCTGTCCCTCGGGTTAAGGATTGAGGAGGGCATGTGCCAACACTACTACCTCCTCCGTCCCATCCCCAGCGACACTCTCCCCATAGTGGAGCTCAAAGAGGACCCAGACCCTGTGCTGGATCCAAAAGAACGGGACCTGAACGAGACCGAACTCAGATCCACCCTGGGTAGTCACTTCGACCCACACTTCATGTCCATTACCCCGCCAGAGGACAAGTACTCGGGCAACGAGGACCTGAGCGACTCGGAGATACGTCAGAAGCCGTCCGGCGCGATGCCCAAGGAGATCAAAGCCATGGAGTTTGAGATCCAGCACGGCAAGAAGCACAAGCCCAGTAAAAAACTTAGAAGAAGGCTGCAACTGTGGCTGTGGTCTTACGCCTTCTGTCCAGTTGTTTATACATGGAACGACCTCGGGAACAGATTCTGGCCGCGCTACGTGAAGGTGGGGAGCTGCTACAATAAGCGTTCTTGTTCCGTCCCTGAAGGGATGGTTTGCAAACCTGCCAAATCAGCCCATTTTACGATCTTACGATGGAGGTGCCTGCAGAGAAAAGGAGGTCTGAAATGCGCTTGGATACCAATTCAGTACCCAATTATATCTGAGTGCAAATGCTCATGCACGAACTGA